The Blattabacterium sp. (Cryptocercus kyebangensis) region CTGTATGCATATGAAATCCCTCTATTTTAAGTCCTGTATTTTTTAATATTCTTTTCATATGAGGAATTTGATGGTAAGATATTCCAAATTTAGAATCTACATGACCCACTGAAATTTTAGAATTTCCTCCAGCCATAATATGTGGATTTATTCTTATTCCTACAGGATAATCTTGATGATCATCTCCAAACTGTTCTAAAATAGATAGATTATCTATGTTGATTCGAACTCCTAAATCAACCGCTTGTTTTATCTCTTGTATAGAAACACAGTTAGGAGTGAATATAATATGTTTTGGATGGAATCCAGATTTTAATCCTAGTTCTACTTCTTGAATAGATACGGTATCTAATCCACTTCCTAAGTTTTGTAAAAATTTTAAAATATTCAAATTGGTGTTCGCTTTACAAGCATAATTAATTCTAAAATTTTTAACACTACTAAAAGCCTTTTTCATCTTTATATATTGTATCTCTATTTTTCCAGAATCATATATATAAAGGGGGGTCCCGTATTTTATTCCTATTTGTATTAACTGTTCTCTATGAACTGTATGATTCATCTTTTTCAACATATAAAAAAAACAAAAATAGAATGAAATTTGGACTATAAAATCTATCTATTCTATAATAGGGATAAATGAATGACATCATTCATGTCTCTAACATAATCAAAGGTTAATCCTTTTAAGTGGTCTTGTTTAATTTCTTCTACATCTTTTTTATTGTCCTGTGAAAGAATAATTTCTTTTATATTAGCCCTTTTAGCAGCTAATATTTTTTCTTTAATTCCTCCTACAGGTAGGACTTTCCCTCTTAAAGTGATTTCCCCTGTCATAGCTAAATGAGGTTTTAATTTTCTATTTTTATAACTGGATACAAGAGCCGTTAACATAGCAATTCCTGCGGATGGACCATCTTTAGGTACAGCCCCTTCAGGAACATGGACATGTACATTTTTTTCTTCAAACATTTTAGGATCAATATGAAATTCTTCATAATGAGCTTTAATATATTGCAAAGCAATTGTTGCAGATTCTTTCATAACATCTCCTAAATTTCCGGTAATACTTAAATTTCCTTTTCCTTTGGAAAGACTGGATTCAATATATAAAATATCTCCCCCAAAATTAGTCCAAGCTAAACCTGTAACTACTCCTGTAACATTATTTCCTTCATAACGATCTGGATCATTTGGAATTCCAAGAATTTCCTCTATTTTTTCAATATTTAAACGTTTTACATATTTTTTATTCATAGCAATATTCTTTGCTGCATAACGTGCTAATTTAGCAATATATTTCTCTAGAGTTCTTAAACCAGATTCTCTGGTATAACTTTCAATGACCTTTTCAATTTGTTTATTCCCAAGTATTAAATCCGATTTTTTCAATCCATTTTCTTTCAATTGCTTAGGTAGAATATGTTTTTTTACAATTGGAGTTTTTTCTTCCACCGTATATCCATTCATTTCTATGACCTCCATCCTATCTATAAGAGCTGGTTGTATGGTTGAAAGAGAATTTGCTGTAGCAATAAACAATACTTTTGATAAATCATAACCCATTTCCAAAAAATTATCGTAAAAAGAAGTATTTTGTTCCGGATCTAAAACTTCTAACATTGCAGAAGATGGATCTCCATTAGTTCCTAAACCCATTTTATCGATCTCGTCAATCACAAAAACAGGATTGGAAGTTCCTACTTTTCGTATAGATTGTAACAGCCTACCTGGCATAGCTCCAATATAAGTTCTTCTATGACCACGTATTTCCGATTCATCGTGTAATCCTCCTAAAGAAACACGGACATACTTTCTTTTAAGAGCGGTCGCTATAGATCTACCCAAAGAGGTTTTCCCTACTCCAGGTGGACCATAAAAGCATAGAATAGGAGAACGCATATCTCCTCTTAATTTTAAGACAGCTAAATATTCTATAATACGTTCTTTCACTTTTTCCAAACCGTAATGATCTCTATCCAATATTTTTTGTGCAAATTCTAAATTGAAATTATCTTTTGAATATCGACCCCATGGAAGATCAATCATTAATTCTAGATAATTTCTTTGAACCGTATATTCTGGCATTTGGGGATTAGTTCTTTGCATTTTAAGTAGTTCTCTATCAAACTGTTTTTTAGCCTCTTTAGGCCATTTTTTTCTGGAAGCTTTAGCACGCATTTCATCAATCTCTTTTTCATAAGATATATCCCCTAATTCTTCTTGTATGGCTTTAATTTGTTGATGTAAAAAATATTCTCTCTGTTGCTGATCCATATCACTACGAACACGGGACTGAATGTCGTTTTTTAACTTTATTTGTTGATGTTCTACGTTAAGAAAACGTAATGTTTCCATGGCTCTTTTTTTTAAATCATTGTATTCTAACAATTTTTGTTTATCTCTAGTAGCTAAATTCATATTAGCGGCTACAAAATTGATTAAAAAAGAAGGGCTTTCTATATTACGAATAGCAATACTGGCTTCTGATGGAATATTTGGATTATCCTGAATAATTTTTATGGCAATTTCCTTGATTGATTCTACCAAAGCAAGATATTCCTTATCTTTGCAAGACGGTTTATTTTCTTTTAACGCTATAATTTCTGCTTTAAAATATGGATCTTTTTGAATAAAACGGTTCACTTTAAATCTCCTTTTTCCTTGTAAAATTACAGTGGTATTTCCATCAGGCATTTTTAATAATTTCAATATTTTAGCTACTGTTCCTATAGTGTACAAATCTTTTTCACTAAGATTTTCTATGACAGAATTTTTTTGGGTTAATACCCCAACCGTTTTATCCAATCCATAAGCATCTTGTAATAATTGAATAGATCCACTTTTCCCTGCTATAATAGGAAAAACAATCCCAGAATACAAAACCATATTTCTCACTGTTAATATACATAATTGTTCTGGGATATCATCTTTAAGAAGCTGGTCTTCTTCATCTTGACTCATTAAAGGTATAAATTCTGCTTCAGACTCGAATCCAGATTCGGTAAATATATTTTTTAGTAACATAAAAAAATAGATTTCTTACTTAAATGATGCAAATGATGATTAATAAAATCATCATCACCTATCTAAATATACTGTTTTCTATATGAAAAAAAAAACCTTCAAGATAGACTCCAGATCCCCTTTTTTTTGATACTATTCTTAATAATTCTGTTAAGATTGGATTTCCTTTTCTTTTTTTTCCTCTTTAAGGAGCTCAATAAAAATATCTTCAGTCAAAATTTTCACATTATCTTTTTTCATCCCTTTTTCTAATTTGGAACCAAAATTTTTTCCAACAACGATAAAATTAATTTTATTATTAACAGTACTAAATACTTTTCCACCTAAAATTTCTACCATATTTTTAGCGATATTACGTGACATACAAGACAGTTTCCCTGTAAAAACAAAAGATTTTCCTTCAATCATAGATTTTCCTTCAATCATAGAATATTTTTTTGAAAAATTTAATCCATATTTTATAAGTTTTTCCACCATTTTTTTGTTTTCCATGATTGAAAAATAAGTACTTATACTTTTTGCTATTTTTCCCCCTATACCTGAAATAGACGTTAAAATATTATAATCTGCATTTATTAAATGATTTATATCTGGAAAGGTTTCTGTTAACTTTTTAGAAATATATTCTCCTACATGAGGAATTCCTAATCCATATAAAACTCTATAATAAGAATTGTATTTAGATTTTTCTATATTTTTTATTATCTTATCTGTTAATTTTTCTTTAACTCCCTTTATTTGAAGAAATTCTTCTCTTTTTAATCTATATAAATCGGAAATTCTGTATAAAAAACCATTTTTGTATAGTTTTTGAATCATTTCACTTCCAATCCCTTGTATATTCATTGCTCGTACACTTACAAAGTGTTTTATTTTTCCAATTCTTTGATAAGGACAGTTTCTATTGGGACAGTATAACAATTTATTTTTTTTTCTTAAAGAGCTATCACATGATGGACATTTTTTTAAGAAAAATATAGGATCGGCATTGATTAATCGTTTTTTTACATTTATTTTGGTAACTTTAGGAATGATATCCCCTCCTTTTTCCAAAAAAATAGAATCTCCATAATGGAGGTCCATTTTTTGTATAAAACGATCATTATAAAGAGAAACTCTTTTTACCACGGTTCCAGAAATCTGTGTAGGAAGGACATAAGCTACAGGGGTAATGATCCCAGTACGTCCTACTTGAAATTTTATGTTTAATAACTTGGTTTCTGATAATTTTTGTCTAAATTTATAAGAAATCGCCCATCGTGGATATTTATTCGTGCATCCTAAAAGGTATTGTTTTTGGTACTCATTTACCTTAAGGACTATCCCGTCAATATGGTAGGGTAGATGATTCTTCCATCGATTCCAATAATCCATGAAATGAAATATCTCCTTTTTTGTTTTACAAATCATAGCCGTTTCTGGTACTTTGAATCCCCAATTTTGTAGGTATTTGAAAGATTGATATTGTGTATTAAAAGGAAGATTTTTTCCTATAACAGTGTATACAATACAAGATAGAGTTCTTTTATAGACTTCTTTTTTATCCTTAATTTTTAGGGTTCCACTAGCCGTATTTCTTGGATTAGAATAAGGAATTTTTCCTTTTTTTTTTCGTTCTATATTGATTTCTATAAATTTATTTTTAGGAATAAAAATTTCTCCACGTATTTCAAGATACGTAGGATAGTTTTCTCCACTTAATTTTATGGGAATCGATTGTATGGTTCGTACATTTTCTGTAACATTTTCTCCTTTTTCCCCATCTCCACGAGTTACGGCATTGGTTAATAATCCGTTCTTATAGATTAAATTAATGGATACTCCATCATATTTTAGTTCGCACACGAAAGAAGAAGAAGAAATAGATTTATCAATTTTATTTTTCCAAAACATTAATTCTCTTTTGGAATAGGTATTTTGAAGGGAGTACATTTTATATTTATGATGAATTATTATTGTAGATCCATATTTTTTTGAGGGAACACCTCCACCTATTCTGATTGTAGGGGATGTAGGATCATAAAATTCTGGATTTTCTTTTTCTAATAAATATAATTCTCTCAATTTTTTATCAAATTCGTAATCCGATACATTATAAGTATCCAATATATAATATTGATAATTGTATTCTGATAATTCTTTTCTTAGTTTTTCTATTTTTTCTTTTATATATTTTTTTCTATTATCCATTTAATTTAATAATTAATAATATGTTGCACGAATCATTCGGAAAAAACCTTGAAAATCTTTTCTAATTTCTATATCCATAAAGCCTGATTTTTTCATAAAATGAATAAAATCTAAATGAATAAATTGGTTTATCTCAAAATAAACACATACTACTACACCAGTAAACATTTTTTTTATCCAAAAAATAATTTTTTTATAAAAAATAAAGGGGTCCTCATCTGGAACAAATAAAGCTTGAAAAGGTTCATATTGAAAAATGTTTGGATGCATAAATTTTTTCTCAGATACTCTTACATAAGGAGGATTACTAACGATAATATTAACGGTATATTTTTTTATTCTTTGGAAAAAAATCAAATTATGAAGAATATCAACTTTTCTTAAAAAAATTTTTACGTTATGTAATTTTGAATTTATTCTTGCTATAGAAAGGACTTCATGAGAAAAATCTATGGCATGAATATAACGTATTTTAGGAAGTTTTTTTTTTAAAGTAATACTAATACATCCACTTCCTGTTCCAATATCAAATATTTGAACGTTTTCACTATTTTTTATTTTGTAATCCTCTATGATCCATGATACTAGTTCTTCTGTTTCTGGTCTTGGAATAAAAACTTTTTCATTAACAAGGAAATCCATTCCAAAAAAGGAGGTCTTTCCAATTATATATTGAATGGGTCTATTTTTTTTCAATTCCCATAATTTTCTTATCAATTTTTTGTATATGAAATCATCTATTTTTTCCTTTCTACTTAATTTTAAGATAATTTTCGTTTTATCGCATTCCAAAACGTGAGTGGTTAGAATAAAAAATAGATTATTTAATTCCTTTATTTCTGGATATACTTTTTTAAGAGTATCATAAAATAAATGGTAAAATTCATAGAAATAAATCATAAAATAAAAAATGAATTAAAAAAAATACTTATTTTTTGTGGAATTTTATTTTATTAAGAAATAATTTTTTTATGTTAGATGATGATACCATTGTTGCTTTAGCCACTCCTAGTGGTTCCAGTGCTATTTCTGTTATTCGTATTTCTGGAGAAATATCGATATCCACTGTGGAAACCATTTTTATTTCCGTTCATTCTGGAAAAAAATTGGAAAATCAATCCACACATACTATTCATTTAGGATATATTGTGGATCATATAGATGATAGAAGGAATTCATTGGATCAAGTTTTAGTCTCTATATTTAGATCTCCTTTTTCTTATACAGGAGAAAATATGATAGAAATATCTTGTCATGGATCTTATTATATTCAACAACAGATTTTACAATTGTTAATCAGAAAAGGAATACGTTTAGCTCGTCCTGGAGAATTTACATTTCGTGCATTTTTAAATAAAAAAATGGATTTATCACAAGCAGAAGCTATAGCAGATCTCATCTTATCGGATAATCAAGCCTCTCATGAATTATCTTTTCAACAAATAAAGGGGAGCTTAACTAGTACTATTAAAGATTTACGGAAAAAATTATTGGATTTTTATTCCTTATTAGAACTGGAACTGGATTTTTCTGAAGAAAATGTGATTTTTGCAAAAAGATCCGAACTTTTTTCTTTCTTAAAAGATTTAGAAGAAATCTTAAAAGATTTAATTGAATCTTTTGCTCTAGGAAATTCCATAAAAAAAGGAATTTATGTAGTAATTATTGGAGAACCAAATGTAGGTAAATCTACGTTATTCAATTACGTAATTAAGGAGAACCGTTCTATTATCTCTCATATAGAAGGGACTACTAGAGATAGTATAGAAGGAGAATTGATTTTGAATGGAATCCATTTTCATTTTGTGGATACAGCAGGAATTAGAGATACGAAAGATACAATAGAAAGAATGGGGGTTCGAAAGACTATGGAAAAAATACAAGAGGCTCAAGTCCTATTATACCTTTTTGATGCCTCTAAAAATGATAGAAAAAAACAGAAAAAAATTATCAAAGAAATTCAAATTATACACGAAAAGAATCCACTTAAAAAAATTTTAGTGATTGCTAATAAATCGGATATATCCTCTTTTAAAGACTTCTATAACCTAAAATCAAAGGTTGCTTATTTTTTTGAAATTTCTGCAAAAAATCATCACGGGATAAAAAGAATTCTCTATACTATAAGTAAGTTATTCATTGAAAAATTAAAAGAAAAAAATATTATTGTGACACAAAACAGACATTATGAAGCATTGAAACAATCCTTGAAGGAAGTCTTACTTGCTCATGAAGCTTTAAGTAAAAGGATACCAGAAGATTTAGTTTCTATACATATAAAAGAGGCTTTGCATCATTTAGGAAAGATTACAGGAGAAATCACTAATGAAGAGGTACTAAAAAACATCTTCTCCAAATTTTGTATTGGAAAATAAAAAAACAAGAAAAGTATGTCATGTATAAGAGTTCGTTTTGCCCCTAGTCCTACAGGTCCATTACATTTAGGTGGAATAAGAACGGCTTTATATAACTATCTTTTTGCTAAAAAAAATAGAGGAACATTTATTCTTAGAATAGAAGATACGGATAGAAAAAGATTTGTTCCAAATTCTGAATCGTATATTTTGGAAACATTAAAATGGTGCCAGATAGAACCTGATGAAGGAGTTGGTTATGGGGGCCTTTATTTTCCTTATTATCAATCTAAACGTGGAGATATTTATCGTATTTATCTAAATAAACTGTTAGAAAAAGGGGAGGCTTATTATGCTTTTGATACAGATCAAGAACTTAATAGAAAAAGGAAGGAATATTACGATCGGGGATTAACTTTTTCTTATAATTCCAGAGTAAGAATGTTCCTTAACAACTCCTTAAGAATGACAAAAAAACAATTATCTTACAAATTAAATTCTGGTTCTTCCTATGTCATTAGATTTAAAATTAAACCTGGAGAAAAATTGAAAATACATGATATGATACGTGGAACTATTATGGTAAATACAGATAATTTAGACGATAAAGTATTATTAAAATCTAATGGAGTTGCTACTTATCATTTAGCTAATACTATAGACGATTATTTAATGAAAATAACTCATGTAATAAGAGGAGAAGAATGGATCCCCTCCATGTCCTTGCATATATTGTTGTATCGTTCTTTTGGTTGGATCCCTCCAATTTTTGCACATTTACCTTTAATATTAAGAGATGATGGAAAAGGAAAAATAAGCAAACGAAATGCAGAAAGTTTAGATTTTCCTATATTTCCTTTGCAATGGAAAGTTCCAGGAAATAAAACCATTATTCAAGGATACAGAGAACTAGGTTATTTTCCAGAAGCTTTTGTTAATATGCTAGCTTTTTTAGGATGGAATCCTGGAGGAAAGAAAGAAATTTTTTCTTTACAAGAATTAAAAAATTCTTTTTCTTTAGAAAGAATCAATAAATCTGGAGTTTTTTTTAATCTAAAGAAGGCAAATTGGTTCAATAAACAATATTTAAATAAAAAAAAAGAAGAAATATTTTCATTTCTTTATAGAGAACTACAAAAGCGTTCTCTTTTCTATGAAAAAGATTATTTATGGAAAGTCATCCATCTAACAATAAATAGGATCTATTTTATTCATGAAATTTGGGAACATTCTTTTTACTTTTTTGTTTCTCCTAGTTCTTATGATCCCAGTTTTTTTGATAAAATTTGTCATCAAAATACTATTGATCAATTAACCCTTTGTAAAGAATCATTATCAGATGTTCATAAATTTACATCCGTAAATTTAAGATTTTTGTTGAAAAAAAGAATATACGATAAAAATATACGAAAAATAATGCAACTATTTCGTTTATCTTTAGTAGGTTCTTTAAAAGGATCTGATATTTTCATGATTTTGGAAATGCTAGGAAAAGAAGAAAGTATACGACGTATAGAGAACATGATGAAAAAAATTAAAGAAAAAATTTATAATGATTCTTTTTGTTGAAAAAAAATATAGATTTACATTTTTGCAAAAAAAAAATTCAAATGCTAAAAAATTATGAAAATATCATGATAATTACACCCGTTTTGTCTGATGATCAAGCAAAAAAAACGGCAAAGGAATATGAAAATTATCTAATACAACAAAATGGGAAAATAGTTTATCAGGAACATTGGGGTTTAAAAAAATTAGCTTATCCAATTCAAAAAAAACAAAGTGGTTGTTATCATTTGTTTGAATTTTTATTCCATTCTAATTTAGTATCTGATTTAGAATTGAAATTAAGACAAGATGAACGAATTTTACGTTTTATTACTGTAAAATTAAATAAATATGGGATAGAATATGCAGAAAGGAGAAGAAATAAATTTTTTAACAAGGACTAAAGAATAGAATTATGATTTTAGAGGATATCGATCAAAACAATATAAAAAAAAAAGGAGGAGATAGCGATTTAAGATACTTATCTCCTCTTAAAATAGAAACAAAATTAGAAAAAAAATATTGTTTTTTTGAAAAAAGTAATATAAAGTATATAGATTATAAGGATCCTACATTTTTAATAAAATTTCTGAATGCACAAGGTAAAATTTTACCACGTCGTATCACAGGGACTCTAAAAAAAAATCAAAAAAAATTAAATTCTGCTATAAAAAGATGCAGACAAATAGGTCTTTTACCTTTTGTTACAGATGATTTAAGATAATATGAAAATTATTCTAAAAAAAGACGTGGAAAATTTGGGTTTTCAATACGATGAATTAGATGTTAAACCAGGTTATGCTAGAAACTATCTAATTCCTAAGGGTTATGCTATTTTAGCTCTTCCTGGAACAGTAAAAAATATTCATGAAATATTGAAACAGCGCTATAAAAAGGAAAGTTTTTTAATCGAAAAATCCAAAGAAATAGAAAAAAAATTAAAAAAATTAACTATAAAAATAAAAGCTAAAGTAGGAAAAGTAGGAAAACTATTCGGTTCCATTAACAATCAAGAACTGATGAAAGCTTTAAATAAAACAGGAATATCTATAGATAAAAAATCTATCAGGATCCCTGGTAATAAAGTTATTAAAACAATTGGGAAACATCAGGTCAATATACGTTTACATCGTAAAAAAGAGTTCACTATAAATGTTGAAGTATTGTCTTCCTGATATTATTGAAAGGTATTGTATAATAAGAATAAATTTAGTAGAACAAT contains the following coding sequences:
- the lon gene encoding endopeptidase La, with the translated sequence MLLKNIFTESGFESEAEFIPLMSQDEEDQLLKDDIPEQLCILTVRNMVLYSGIVFPIIAGKSGSIQLLQDAYGLDKTVGVLTQKNSVIENLSEKDLYTIGTVAKILKLLKMPDGNTTVILQGKRRFKVNRFIQKDPYFKAEIIALKENKPSCKDKEYLALVESIKEIAIKIIQDNPNIPSEASIAIRNIESPSFLINFVAANMNLATRDKQKLLEYNDLKKRAMETLRFLNVEHQQIKLKNDIQSRVRSDMDQQQREYFLHQQIKAIQEELGDISYEKEIDEMRAKASRKKWPKEAKKQFDRELLKMQRTNPQMPEYTVQRNYLELMIDLPWGRYSKDNFNLEFAQKILDRDHYGLEKVKERIIEYLAVLKLRGDMRSPILCFYGPPGVGKTSLGRSIATALKRKYVRVSLGGLHDESEIRGHRRTYIGAMPGRLLQSIRKVGTSNPVFVIDEIDKMGLGTNGDPSSAMLEVLDPEQNTSFYDNFLEMGYDLSKVLFIATANSLSTIQPALIDRMEVIEMNGYTVEEKTPIVKKHILPKQLKENGLKKSDLILGNKQIEKVIESYTRESGLRTLEKYIAKLARYAAKNIAMNKKYVKRLNIEKIEEILGIPNDPDRYEGNNVTGVVTGLAWTNFGGDILYIESSLSKGKGNLSITGNLGDVMKESATIALQYIKAHYEEFHIDPKMFEEKNVHVHVPEGAVPKDGPSAGIAMLTALVSSYKNRKLKPHLAMTGEITLRGKVLPVGGIKEKILAAKRANIKEIILSQDNKKDVEEIKQDHLKGLTFDYVRDMNDVIHLSLL
- the ligA gene encoding NAD-dependent DNA ligase LigA, encoding MDNRKKYIKEKIEKLRKELSEYNYQYYILDTYNVSDYEFDKKLRELYLLEKENPEFYDPTSPTIRIGGGVPSKKYGSTIIIHHKYKMYSLQNTYSKRELMFWKNKIDKSISSSSFVCELKYDGVSINLIYKNGLLTNAVTRGDGEKGENVTENVRTIQSIPIKLSGENYPTYLEIRGEIFIPKNKFIEINIERKKKGKIPYSNPRNTASGTLKIKDKKEVYKRTLSCIVYTVIGKNLPFNTQYQSFKYLQNWGFKVPETAMICKTKKEIFHFMDYWNRWKNHLPYHIDGIVLKVNEYQKQYLLGCTNKYPRWAISYKFRQKLSETKLLNIKFQVGRTGIITPVAYVLPTQISGTVVKRVSLYNDRFIQKMDLHYGDSIFLEKGGDIIPKVTKINVKKRLINADPIFFLKKCPSCDSSLRKKNKLLYCPNRNCPYQRIGKIKHFVSVRAMNIQGIGSEMIQKLYKNGFLYRISDLYRLKREEFLQIKGVKEKLTDKIIKNIEKSKYNSYYRVLYGLGIPHVGEYISKKLTETFPDINHLINADYNILTSISGIGGKIAKSISTYFSIMENKKMVEKLIKYGLNFSKKYSMIEGKSMIEGKSFVFTGKLSCMSRNIAKNMVEILGGKVFSTVNNKINFIVVGKNFGSKLEKGMKKDNVKILTEDIFIELLKEEKKEKEIQS
- a CDS encoding N5-glutamine methyltransferase family protein, producing the protein MIYFYEFYHLFYDTLKKVYPEIKELNNLFFILTTHVLECDKTKIILKLSRKEKIDDFIYKKLIRKLWELKKNRPIQYIIGKTSFFGMDFLVNEKVFIPRPETEELVSWIIEDYKIKNSENVQIFDIGTGSGCISITLKKKLPKIRYIHAIDFSHEVLSIARINSKLHNVKIFLRKVDILHNLIFFQRIKKYTVNIIVSNPPYVRVSEKKFMHPNIFQYEPFQALFVPDEDPFIFYKKIIFWIKKMFTGVVVCVYFEINQFIHLDFIHFMKKSGFMDIEIRKDFQGFFRMIRATYY
- the mnmE gene encoding tRNA uridine-5-carboxymethylaminomethyl(34) synthesis GTPase MnmE, yielding MLDDDTIVALATPSGSSAISVIRISGEISISTVETIFISVHSGKKLENQSTHTIHLGYIVDHIDDRRNSLDQVLVSIFRSPFSYTGENMIEISCHGSYYIQQQILQLLIRKGIRLARPGEFTFRAFLNKKMDLSQAEAIADLILSDNQASHELSFQQIKGSLTSTIKDLRKKLLDFYSLLELELDFSEENVIFAKRSELFSFLKDLEEILKDLIESFALGNSIKKGIYVVIIGEPNVGKSTLFNYVIKENRSIISHIEGTTRDSIEGELILNGIHFHFVDTAGIRDTKDTIERMGVRKTMEKIQEAQVLLYLFDASKNDRKKQKKIIKEIQIIHEKNPLKKILVIANKSDISSFKDFYNLKSKVAYFFEISAKNHHGIKRILYTISKLFIEKLKEKNIIVTQNRHYEALKQSLKEVLLAHEALSKRIPEDLVSIHIKEALHHLGKITGEITNEEVLKNIFSKFCIGK
- the gltX gene encoding glutamate--tRNA ligase; this encodes MSCIRVRFAPSPTGPLHLGGIRTALYNYLFAKKNRGTFILRIEDTDRKRFVPNSESYILETLKWCQIEPDEGVGYGGLYFPYYQSKRGDIYRIYLNKLLEKGEAYYAFDTDQELNRKRKEYYDRGLTFSYNSRVRMFLNNSLRMTKKQLSYKLNSGSSYVIRFKIKPGEKLKIHDMIRGTIMVNTDNLDDKVLLKSNGVATYHLANTIDDYLMKITHVIRGEEWIPSMSLHILLYRSFGWIPPIFAHLPLILRDDGKGKISKRNAESLDFPIFPLQWKVPGNKTIIQGYRELGYFPEAFVNMLAFLGWNPGGKKEIFSLQELKNSFSLERINKSGVFFNLKKANWFNKQYLNKKKEEIFSFLYRELQKRSLFYEKDYLWKVIHLTINRIYFIHEIWEHSFYFFVSPSSYDPSFFDKICHQNTIDQLTLCKESLSDVHKFTSVNLRFLLKKRIYDKNIRKIMQLFRLSLVGSLKGSDIFMILEMLGKEESIRRIENMMKKIKEKIYNDSFC
- the rpsF gene encoding 30S ribosomal protein S6 — protein: MLKNYENIMIITPVLSDDQAKKTAKEYENYLIQQNGKIVYQEHWGLKKLAYPIQKKQSGCYHLFEFLFHSNLVSDLELKLRQDERILRFITVKLNKYGIEYAERRRNKFFNKD
- the rpsR gene encoding 30S ribosomal protein S18; this translates as MILEDIDQNNIKKKGGDSDLRYLSPLKIETKLEKKYCFFEKSNIKYIDYKDPTFLIKFLNAQGKILPRRITGTLKKNQKKLNSAIKRCRQIGLLPFVTDDLR
- the rplI gene encoding 50S ribosomal protein L9, which codes for MKIILKKDVENLGFQYDELDVKPGYARNYLIPKGYAILALPGTVKNIHEILKQRYKKESFLIEKSKEIEKKLKKLTIKIKAKVGKVGKLFGSINNQELMKALNKTGISIDKKSIRIPGNKVIKTIGKHQVNIRLHRKKEFTINVEVLSS